From the genome of Candidatus Competibacteraceae bacterium:
TGGGGATATCGGGTGCCAGCAATGGGTTGCCCGCCACGGGTGGCTCCAGACTCAGTACGTCCACGCCGGCCCCACCCAACGCACCCTGGCGCAAGGCATCGGCCAGTAGCGCCTCGTCCACCAAGCCGCCACGCGCGGTATTGATCAGGATCGCGTCGCGGCGCATCAGCGCCAGTTCCCAGGCACCGATCAGGCCCCGGGTTTCCGGCGTCAGCGGACAATGCAGGCTGAGCACGTCCACCTGCGGCAGCAGCAGCGGCAGCGGCACTCGCCCCTCCTGCTCCTCCTCCACCACGCCGGGGCGTTGGGCAATCAGCACCCGCATGCCGAACGCCTCGGCCACCCGGGCCACGCCCCGGCCCAGCTCGCCATGGCCGACGATGCCCAACGTCTTGCCAGCCAGCTCGCGGATTGGAAAATCCAGCAGACAAAACTGGTTGGCTTGCCGCCAGCGACCGTCGCGCACCGCCCGCCGGTAGTCGGACAGCCGGGTGACCAACGTCAGCAGCAGCGCGAATACATGCTGCACCACCGCCGCGGTGCCATAACCACGACAGTTGCAGACCGTTACGCCCCGTGACGTCGCCGCCGCCAGATCGACGTTGTTCAGGCCGGTGGCGGCGATGCAGATCAGCCGCAGTCGGGGAGCATGGCGCAGCGCGGCCGCGTCCAGCATCACCTTGTTGCTGATGATCACTTCAGCTTCGGCGATGCGCGTGGCGACCTGATCGGGCACGGTGGCGGGGTAATAGCGCAGATCCGGCAGGATGCGGTCGATGCCGTTAAAATCGAGATCGCCGCAATCGAGCGAATCCCGGTCGAGAAAGACACCCAGCATGGCGATGAACCCCTTGAGGACGATTCGTTTCATTATAAGACACCGAGGCATGACCGCATCATGATGCAAGCGACCCTCACCTGCTTCTCCCACGATCAGCCCACCCGCACCGGTGTACTGCTGGCCAATCTCGGCACCCCCGACGCCCCCACTCCCGCCGCCCTGCGTCGTTATCTGGCCGAGTTCCTCTGGGACCCGCGGGTGGTGGAATTGCCCCGGCCGTTGTGGTGGCTGATCCTGCACGGCATTATCCTGCGCATCCGTCCGGCCCGGTCCGCCCGTAAGTACCAGACCATCTGGACCGAGGACGGCTCGCCACTGCTGGCGATCAGCCGCCGGCAGGCGATGGCGGTGGCGGCGGCGCTGCGCCAACAGTGCCTGGGTCCGGTACAGGTGGCGTTGGGAATGCGCTACGGCAATCCCTCCATCGCCTCGGCGCTGGCCGACCTGCGGGACGCCGGCGCGCGCCGGCTGCTGGTGCTGCCGCTGTACCCGCAATACTCCGCCACCACGGTCGCCTCGACCTTCGACGCGGTTGCCGCCGAACTGCGACGCTGGCGCTGGCTACCGGACCTGCGGCTGATCACCCACTATCACGACGATCCCGCTTATCTGGAGGCGCTGGCCACCAGCATCCGCGCCGCCCGCGCCGAACAGTCCGGCGAACGGCTGCTGTTCTCCTTCCACGGCCTGCCCAAACGCAACCTGCTGGCTGGCGATCCCTACCACTGCGAGTGTCACAAAACCGCCCGGCTGGTCGCCGAACGGCTGGGCTTGCAAAAGGATCAGTGGGCGGTGGCGTTTCAGTCGCGCTTTGGCCGCGCCGAATGGCTGCAACCCTACACCAGCGAGCTGCTGGCCGCTTGGGCGCGGGCCGGGGTCAAGGGGGTGGATGTGGTGTGCCCCGGTTTCGCCGCCGATTGTCTGGAGACGCTGGAAGAAATCGCTCTCGAAAACCGGGAAGTGTTTCTGGCGGCCGGCGGCGAGTACTACCGCTATATCCCGGCTCTGAACGACGCGCCGGCCCACATCGAAGCGCTGGCCCGACTGATCGTCCGGCACGCGGCCGGCTGGCCGGAATTCGACCCCGACCATGACCCGGTCGCCACCGCCGCCGAACGGGTCGCCAGGCAGGCCCGCGCCTTGGCCATGGGTGCGAGGGTTTAACCCGAGTCGCCAGCGGACCGCCACGGTCCGCCACGCCGGACGCGCCAAGTCGCGGGAAATTCATGGGTCCGGCCTGCCGGCGATTTCGCCCTCCATCGGACCTGACGCCTTCTATACTGACTCGGTAGATGCGGTGTCTAGGAGTCCTCCGCGCCACAACGACCCACGGCACGGTCGCGAAATCGATCCGGTGAGGGCAGCATGATTCATGGTGTGTTATTTGATCTGGAAGGCGTGCTATACGTCGGCGGACACCCTCTGCCCGGTGCCCGCGAAGCCCTGCTCAGCTTGCGCGCGGCCGGCATTCCGGCCCGTTTCGTCACCAACTCCACCCGCCTGACGCGCGGCGCGATCATTAACCGCTTGGCGCGGATCGGACTGGAGGTTTCGCTCCAACACCTGTTTACCCCGGTGGTCGCGGCGCGCAACTATCTGATCGCTCGGAAACTGACGCCGCATTTGCTGGTGCATGCCGACATCCAGGGCGAGTTCGCCGACCTGCTGGGCGGACCGCCCGGCGCGGTCCTGCTCGGCGACGCCGGCAATGCTTTCGGTTACGGGACGCTCAACGAATGCTTCCGGCTGCTGTTGGGCGGCCTGCCACTGCTGTCGATGGGTTCCAATCGCTATTTCCGCGAAAACGGTCAGTTGAGCCTGGATATCGGTCCGTTCATGACCGCGCTGGAGTACGCCGCCGAGATGGAAGCCGTGGTGCTGGGCAAACCCTCGCCCGAGTTCTTCCTGGCGGCGGTCAACAGCCTCAACCTGCCGCCCCAGGATGTGGTGATGGTCGGCGACGACGCCGAAATGGATGTATGCGGCGCGCTGGCGGCCGGTCTGCGCGGGGTACTGGTGCGCACCGGCAAGTACCGTCCGGGCGACGAGGCCAAGGTCGTGCCTCACGGCGGCCGGGTACTCGACGACCTTGATGCGGTAATCGATTACATTCTTTGAAGCGCCGCTATTGCGGGTAAAATCCGCCCTCGTTTTCAACCCCTTTTCTGCTGGCGGTTCCGGAAAATCATTGGCCGACTCGCCCCCTTTCGCACCGAATCGGAGTTTTCATGCGCGTCCTGTTTCCCGATATCAAACCCTATGCTACTCAACGCCTCGCGGTGGACTCACTGCATACTCTATATATTGAGGAATGCGGCAACCCCAATGGCCTGCCGGTCCTGTTCCTGCACGGCGGCCCCGGTGCCGGTTGCGAACCGATGCATCGGCGTTTCTTCGACCCGCAACGCTACCGTATCGTGCTGTTCGACCAGCGCGGCAGCGGTCAATCCAGCCCGCACGCCGAACTGCGCGACAACACCACCTGGCACCTGGTGGCGGACATCGAAAAACTGCGCGAACACCTCAACATCGACCGCTGGGTGGTCTTCGGTGGTTCCTGGGGCTCGACTCTGGCGTTGGCCTACGCCGAAACCCACCCGGATCGGGTACTGGGTCTGATCCTGCGCGGAGTGTTCCTGTGCCGCGACCAGGATATCCACTGGTTCTACCAGCACGGCGCCAACCGCCTGTTCCCCGATTTGTGGGAACATTTTCTGGCACCGATTCCGGCGGCGGAACAGCACGACCTGATCCACGCCTACCACCGGCGGCTGACTGGTGCCAACGAACTGGAGCGACTGCGCGCGGCCAGAGCCTGGTCGGTGTGGGAAGGCGCTACCCTGACCCTGGAAAGCAACTCGACCATGGTCGAGCACTTCAGCGAAGCTCACCGGGCGCTGAGCCTGGCGCGCATCGAGTGCCATTACTTCGTCAATCAGTGCTTCATGGAACCCGAGCAGTTGCTGCGCGATGCCGACCGGCTGCGGACCATGCCCGGCGTCATCGTCCACGGCCGCTACGACGTGGTTTGCCCGCTGGACAATGCCTGGGCGCTGTACCAATCCTGGCCGGAAGCAGATCTGCGGATCGTCTCGCCGGCCGGGCATGCCGCCAGCGAACCGGGCATCGTCGATGCGCTGATCACCGCCACCCAGGCGTTCGCCGATCGGCTGGGATGATTGGGCTGTTGCAACGGGTGACCGAGGCACGGGTCGCGGTCGGCGGCGACACGGTGGGCGCCATCGACGCCGGCTTGCTGGTGCTAATCGGGGTCGAGCGCGGTGATACCGAGATCCAGGCCGACCGGCTGCTGGAGCGCCTGCTTGGCTATCGGGTATTCGCCGACGCCGACGGCAAAATGAACCGAAGCCTGCGCGAGGTCGGCGGTGGACTGCTGCTGGTACCACAGTTCACCCTGGCGGCCGATACCCGCAAGGGACTGCGTCCCAGCTTCACCCCGGCCGCGCCGCCGGACGAAGGCGAACGATTGTTCGGCTATCTGGTCGAACGGGCGCAACGCCAACATACGCCAGTCGCCACCGGCCGCTTCGGCGCTCACATGCGGGTCGGCCTGAGCAACGACGGCCCGGTGACTTTCTGGCTGCGCGTGACCCCAACCACCGGTACCTGACCCATTTCTCCTTCGGATCCCCACCATCCGTATGATCCCGTATTTTCTGTCTTCCTCCGGCATTGCGTCGCGTGCCGGAAATTTCACCCTTATTCTGCTGCTATCGATCATGCTGGCGACGGTCGTCCGAGCGCAGCCGACCGCGCCGGTGACGCCACCGGTCGATCCCGCCAAGATCGCCGAGCAGCAGGCGGCGCGCCGGCAGTCTCTGGAGCACGACCGGCAGTCCATCGAACGCACCCGCCAGGACTTGCAGGCGCGGCTCGCCGATCTGCCGCGGCAGATGGAGACGCCGCGCCCGGAACAGATCGACGAGGCGATGCTGGAACAGACCCGGGTGGATGCGGAATCGGCGCGGCTGCGCCAGGAAAGCGCGCTGTCGGAACTGAACAACAGTCGGCGGCGTATTGAAGATCTCCAAAAGGGGATCGGCGAACTGGAAGCACGCGAGCAATTGCTGAAAAATCCCGCCAAGGAGGCCACCGAGGGGGCGGCTGACCGCGCCGAGCAACTGCGGCGGACCAGCCAGGCTCTGACCCAGCAGCGTGCGGATCTGGAGCTGGAAAATCTCAATCTGGCTAATCTGCGCGACCAGTTCGAAATTGCCAAGCTGCGTTTGAAACTGGCCGAACAGTGGCGGGAATGGATCGAACAGCGCTTCCAGCAGCGCCAGGAGCAAGGCCGGCAGAGCGCCCAAGCCGAACTGGTTGGCCGGCTGCAAGCGGACCTTGTCACTCAACAGGACCGAGCCAACGCGCTGCGCCAGCGACTGTCTCAGAATCAGGGCACGCTGCCGCTGGTGCTCTGGCAACGCCTGGTCACCGAGCTGCAAACGGTCGAGGAGCACATCAACCTGTTGAGCCTGGACCGCCATCTGGCGGAGACCGCCAATATGTTGGCCCGTCTGAAGGATCTGCCGAACAACGCCAGCGTCGACCCGGACGACCTGCGGGACGCGCTCGAACAGCTTGCCGCGATGCGCGACGACCTGCGCCGCACCGAAGATCTGCTACAACAAAAAAGCGCCGTCTACGAGCAACAGCGCCAGGTGATCGAACGGCGCGAAGCGACGACGGCGAACGACCGGCGGCTGCGCGGCGAGGAACTGCAACTGACCGGCCAGTTGCTGGACGATTTGAGTCAGCGCGCCGGCCAGGCGCAGGACCAGTCGCTCCAAGTCAACAGGATCGCGGCACAGCTCGACCACGATTACCGGGAACGTCTGCGGCGGGATCTGTTCACCCGCAAACCCTACCCAGATACGACCGAGGCCTGGCGGCAACTCCTGGAGGCCATGGCCGCCGCGCCCCAGGTGTTGTTCTACCAGATCCGGCTCAGCCTGGAATCGACCATTCGGGCCCTGCTGGATGCGACCGTGCTGCGCTGGGCCATTCTGGTGGCGTTGGAGGGTATGCTGCTCTGGGGACTGGTGGCGACCGTGCGCGGTCTGCGGCGGGCCTCGCGCCGCCTCGGCGAGCAGCGGGTACAGGGCGACAGCTTTCTGCGCCAGTTGGTCGCCAGCGCGCTGCTGCTGGCCCGAGCCAACCTGGGGGGTACCGGCTTCGCGGCCGCCCTGCTGTGGCTGCTGTGGCTGGTCGAGGTCCCCCAGCCGGGGTTTGGTATCCTGATGACGCTGGCCCTGGCGTGGCTGGCGATCAAGCTGCCGGTCAGCCTGGCCTGGCTGCTGCTGGTTTCGCCGCGCCTGCTGGCCGAACAGCGGCAACCGGCGCTGTACCGCCAACTGTTTTGGACTCTGATCGGCGGTGGTGCGCTGGTCGCCCTGGTGGTGTTGGCGCATCTGAGCGATTTATCCGCCATCGTGGTCAACGCCTTTGATCGCCTGTTCATGCTGTACTGGTTTTGGGCGTTTCTACCCGTGCTGCGTATTCGCCGGCTGGTCATGGACCTGCTCGGCGCCCGGCAGGAGGGACGGCTGTGGTTCGTGGTACTGCGTTTTGGCAGCCTGCTGCTGCCGCTGTCGCTGCTGGGCGCCGCCGTGCTGGGGCTGCTCGGCTACCTGCAACTGGCCTGGCTGGTCGCCGGCTACCTGCTGGTCTTCATCGCCGTGCTGGTCGGCTGGCTGTTGGCGCGCAGCCTGCTGAACGATCTGGTGGTGGCGTTGAAAAACTTTGCCGTGACCCATTCCGGCTACGGTTTGCTGTGGACTCAGGACATCATCACCCCCCTGCACCGGATTTTGAACCTACTGCTTTTCCTGGGCGCATGGGTCGTGTTGTTCCGCGCCTACGGCTGGACCGGCGAATCCGCGGTGGTCACCTCCATCTGGGCCTTCCTGGAGCGGCCGCTGTTTACCATGGGCGCGGCGGAAATCACCACCTGGCGCATTCTGATCACCATCACCATCCTGCTGGTGGTGATCTGGCTGGGGCAATGGAGTCGGGCGATCAGCTATCGCTGGGTGCTCTCCCACATCAGCGATTTGGGCGTGCGCCACAGCCTGTCGGTTTTCACCCAGTATGCCGTGGTGTTGGTCGGGCTGCTGTTCATCCTGCGGGTGGTCGGCATCGATCTCACCACCTTGGCGGTGTTCGCCGGGGCGGTGGGCGTCGGCATCGGGCTGGGCATGCAGAGTCTGGCCAACAATTTCGTCAGCGGCCTGCTGCTGCTGATCGAGCGGCCGCTGCGCACCGGGGATATCGTCCAGGTCGGCACTCACTTGGGCGAAGTGACCAGCATCGGCATGCGCTCGCTGACCGTGCAGACTTTCGACAACGAGTCGGTGATCATTCCCAACGCCGAGGTGATCGGCAACGCCTTCACCAACTGGACGCACGGCGACCGGGTGCTCCGCACCATCCTGTGGGTTGGCATCAGCTACGACGCCGACCCTCATCAGGCGCAGAAAATCATCGAACGGATCCTGCGGGAACATCCGGCGGTACTAGCGGAGCCGGAACCGCTGGCCCTGCTCTGGGATTTCGCCGATTCATCGGTAAAGTTCCGCGTCCAGTATTTCATCGATCTGGGCCGGGATCATCTGCTGAAAACTCACAACGAGATTCTGTTCACGGTCTGGGATCGGTTCAAGGAGGCTGGAATCCGCATTCCTTACCCGCAACAGGATCTCTACCTTAAGGAGTGGCCGGCATCCAGCCCGGCCGGTTTGATACCAGCCCCATTCAGTTCCGGCCCGTCATCCGGTGGCGCCGGCCCCATTACCCACCATACCGACATCACTCGATGAAAACGATTGAATTGCTTCTCGAACGCTTCATCTTGCTCAGCCGCTGGCTGCTGACGCCGCTGTATCTGGCGCTGATCGCCATCCTGATTCTATTCGCGGTCAAGGCCTACCAGGAGGTAATCCATCTGTTCGCCACCATTGCCACGCTTACCGAAAGCGATCTGGTATTGGCGGCGCTGGCATTGATCGATCTGGCCCTGGTGGCCAACCTGCTGGTGATGGTGGTGCTCAGCAGCTACGAGACTTTTGTATCCAATCTCGACGTGCGCGAAGGGCAGGAAAAACCGCCCTGGCTGGGCAAGATCGACGCGGCGACCATCAAGATCAAGCTGGCGGTCGCCATCGTCGCCATTTCGTCCATTCATCTGCTCAAGGCGTTCATGACCGTCCCACCCCAGAATGGCGATCAGCCTGTATGGAACCATCAATTATTCTGGCTGGTGGTTATCCACATGACCTTCGTGCTGTCGGCGCTACTGATGGCGGTGATCGACCGTATCGCCTTCGCTCCGCACCGTAGCCACTGAGCGGCTCAGAGACTGTGCCGACCGACCCAGTCGCGGGCGAACTGCCAAGCCACTCGGCCGCTACGCGAGCCGCGCTGCAACGCCCATTGCAACGCCTGCTGGCGGGCGGCCTCGTTCAAGCCCGTCGGCCATCTCAACTGCTCCAGCCAGTAGCCGACGATGGCCAGATAATCATCCTGGCTGAATGGGTGAAACGACAGCCACAGCCCGAACCGCTCCGATAGCGAGATTTTTTCCTCCACCGCTTCACCGTGGTGCAACTCGCCGTCGACGAGACGGGCGTCCTCGTTTTCCCGCCGGTATTCGGGCAGCAGATGGCGACGATTGGAGGTGGCGCAGAGCAATACGTTGTCGGGCGCGGTGCTGATCGAACCGTCCAGCATCGCCTTGAGCGCCTTGTAGCTGGGGTCGTCGGCTTCGAACGACAGATCGTCGCAATAAAGCAGGAACCGCTCCGGCCGCTCGAACAGGGGATCGACAATATCGGGCAGGTCGATGAGATCCTGCTTGTCTACTTCGATCAGGCGCAGGCCGCGCTCGGCGTATTCGTTGAGCAGGGCCTTGATCAATGACGATTTACCGGTGCCGCGCGCGCCCCACAGGAGCACGTTGTTGCAGGGCCGTCCGGCCAGAAATTGCCGCACGTTTAGATCCAGTGCCGTCTTTTGCCGGTCGATTCGCTGCAAATCGGCTAACCGCAGGCGATGAGGATGCCGTACCGGTCGCAGGGCGCCACGCTGGCCGAGTCGCCGCCAGCGGAATGCCCGGTCGTATTTCCAGTCCGGCGGCGCTGGCATCGCCGGCAAGCCTTGCTCCAACCGTTCGAGCGCGGACGCCAGCCGTTCAGCCAGCGCCCGCTCAAGCGATAGCGTCACCGACGGCATGGGCGCTAGTGTCCCATGACCACGGCACTCTGTGCAGGAGGCGCGCTGGCTAGCACGACCAGATCGGCGACGATGCGCGCGCTTTCGTCCAGGGCCGCGTCTGGAATCGCGCTGTCCTTGCCGGCCGGGATCTCGTCATCCGCCTTGAGCGGCGGCAAGCCCTTGGCGACGCGGTAGCGGTTTTCCCGGTCGCGCTGCCAATTCTCGATGCGCTCGTGCTCGGCCCGACGCTGTTTTTCCTGCAACGAAACGGTGGTTCTGTCCTGCTGCTCCTTAGTGAAATCGAGGTCGCGCAGAAACGCCTGATAATCCGAGTCGCTGGTGGCGCGCTCCTGATGCCGCCGCGCCAGTTCCGGCACCAGCACCGCCAGATTCCGGTCAGCCCGATAGCGGGTGGCGGCGATTTCATCCCAAGGCAGCGCGTTCTTCTGGGCGCTCTCGCCGATTTCCTCGCTGTCCACCACCGAGGGAATGGCGAGATCCGGCCGGACTCCACGATGCTGAGTGCTGCTGCCGTTGACGCGATAGAACTTGGCGATGGTCAGCTTCAACTGGCCCTGCGGATCCTTGGCCCGGGTCAAGCGGTTCAGATCGACCAGGGTTTGCACCGTGCCCTTGCCGAAGGTCGGATCGCCGATGACGACGCCGCGACCGTAGTCCTGAATGGCGCCGGCGAAGATTTCCGAAGCCGAGGCGCTGGCATGATCCACCAGTACCGCCAGCGGCCCGCCGTACAGCCGGTTGCCTTCGCTGTCCTGCTCGACTTCCACTCGACCACTGGCGTTTCTGACCTGCACCACTGGCCCATCGCCGATGAACAGACCGGTCAAATCCACCGCTTCCTGCAGGGAGCCACCGCCGTTTTCGCGGAGATCCAGCACCAGTCCGTCGATCTTGCCATCCAGGTCCTTGAGCAACCGCCGGACGTCGCGGGTGGTGCTGCGGTAATCCTCGACTCCGCGCCGGGCGGCTTCGAAGTCGCTGTAGAACGCCGGCACGGTGATGATGCCGATCCGCAGCTCGCGGCCATCGGGACCCCGTATCGTCTTGATTTCACTCTTGGCGGCCTGTTTCTCCAGTTTGATGGTGTCGCGGACCAAGCGCACGGTCTTCTCGGCCGCGGTCACGCCGGCCTTGCCGGGTAGTACCTTCAGACGCACCACCGTGCCGCGCTGGCCGCGGATGCGCTCGACCACATCGTCCAGCCGCCAGCCGACCACATCCACCCAGGGACCCTTGTCGCCCTGCGCCACGCCGACGATCTTGTCGGCCGCCTTGATTTGCTGGCTGAGATCGGCCGGGCCGCCGGCCACCAGTTCGACCACCGTCACCTGCTCATCCTCCATGCGCAGCACGCAGCCGATACCTTCCAGCGACAGGCGCATCTGGATGTTGAAATTCTCGGTGTTGCGTGGCGAGAAGTAGGCGGTGTGCGGGTCGAAGGCCTGCGCAACCGCGTTCATGTACAACTGGAATACGTCGTCGCTGCTGGATTGTTGCGCCTGGCGCAAGCGGTTGTCGTAGCGCTTGCTCAGCAGTTCGCGGGCGGCAGCCTGATCCTTGCCGGACAGGATCAGAGTCAGCATCTCGTGCTTCAGTTTTTTACGCCAGATTTCATCCAGATCGGCCGGGTTGGCGGCCCAGGGTGCGTCCTTGCGATCCACGTTCAGGGATTCGTCCACATCGAAACGAAACCCCCGCTCCAGCAGGGACTGGATGCGGGTGGTCCGCTCCGCCAACCGGCGCAGATAGACGTTGAAAATAGCGTAGGCCGGGCGCAGGTCGCCTTTCTTCAAGGCATCGTCCAGGGTATCGCGATACCGCTCGAAACCGGCAATGTCGCTGGCCAGGAAATAGGAACGGCTGAAGTCGAGATCATCAAGATACGTGGTCAGGATGAGCGCGGACAACCGGTTGTCCAGGCTGCTTTGCCGGTAATGGTGCTGGGACAGCAGTTCGGCGATGGTCCGGTCCAGCGAGGCATGACGGGCCGCCGGCATCAGGTCGCCGATGGCGATGGCCCCGCTGGGAGCGGCCGATTTGGCGAACGCCCCCGGAGAACCCAGCAACAGAACCAGCGGCAGCAGGATCAGAAACTTCAGAGCGCGAATGTTGTGCATGCTATCTCTCGACGAAAACGGCCCTCGAACGCCATGCTTCCTCATCAGGACGAGATGGGATGGACCAGAATGATGTCGGTGGCGACCGGTTGCTTGCCGTTCGGTTCGGCCAGGGTGAACTCGAACAGGTGGTTGCGGGACGGCAGCTTCATGACGTTGAAACCTTCCGGCAAGCTGGAGTCATGAAAAAACGCCGTCCGGTAAGGAGAGTCGGGGTCGCGGGAATCGGTTTTCCATAGATACTGCGACAGCTTGACCAGAAACCGCATGAAGCCAAAACTTTTGTTGTCGTCGTGATGATAACAGTAGCCGCGAACCCGCGAACCCATCGCGCCCCACATGGGAGCGGCGTAATCATCGCCGCGAGTCGGCAACAAACCCGGCACCAGATAGCCGGACACGTACATGTCCGCTTCCCGGCGCAGTTCCTCCGACACGTTGTCGAACGCCAGCACTTCGACCCGGCAGCCCTTGTTCTGCAGGGCGCGGACCAC
Proteins encoded in this window:
- a CDS encoding 2-hydroxyacid dehydrogenase gives rise to the protein MLGVFLDRDSLDCGDLDFNGIDRILPDLRYYPATVPDQVATRIAEAEVIISNKVMLDAAALRHAPRLRLICIAATGLNNVDLAAATSRGVTVCNCRGYGTAAVVQHVFALLLTLVTRLSDYRRAVRDGRWRQANQFCLLDFPIRELAGKTLGIVGHGELGRGVARVAEAFGMRVLIAQRPGVVEEEQEGRVPLPLLLPQVDVLSLHCPLTPETRGLIGAWELALMRRDAILINTARGGLVDEALLADALRQGALGGAGVDVLSLEPPVAGNPLLAPDIPNLIVTPHCAWGSRESRQRLVGQLAENIAGFLSGAPVRVVG
- a CDS encoding ferrochelatase → MMQATLTCFSHDQPTRTGVLLANLGTPDAPTPAALRRYLAEFLWDPRVVELPRPLWWLILHGIILRIRPARSARKYQTIWTEDGSPLLAISRRQAMAVAAALRQQCLGPVQVALGMRYGNPSIASALADLRDAGARRLLVLPLYPQYSATTVASTFDAVAAELRRWRWLPDLRLITHYHDDPAYLEALATSIRAARAEQSGERLLFSFHGLPKRNLLAGDPYHCECHKTARLVAERLGLQKDQWAVAFQSRFGRAEWLQPYTSELLAAWARAGVKGVDVVCPGFAADCLETLEEIALENREVFLAAGGEYYRYIPALNDAPAHIEALARLIVRHAAGWPEFDPDHDPVATAAERVARQARALAMGARV
- a CDS encoding TIGR01458 family HAD-type hydrolase, which translates into the protein MIHGVLFDLEGVLYVGGHPLPGAREALLSLRAAGIPARFVTNSTRLTRGAIINRLARIGLEVSLQHLFTPVVAARNYLIARKLTPHLLVHADIQGEFADLLGGPPGAVLLGDAGNAFGYGTLNECFRLLLGGLPLLSMGSNRYFRENGQLSLDIGPFMTALEYAAEMEAVVLGKPSPEFFLAAVNSLNLPPQDVVMVGDDAEMDVCGALAAGLRGVLVRTGKYRPGDEAKVVPHGGRVLDDLDAVIDYIL
- the pip gene encoding prolyl aminopeptidase codes for the protein MRVLFPDIKPYATQRLAVDSLHTLYIEECGNPNGLPVLFLHGGPGAGCEPMHRRFFDPQRYRIVLFDQRGSGQSSPHAELRDNTTWHLVADIEKLREHLNIDRWVVFGGSWGSTLALAYAETHPDRVLGLILRGVFLCRDQDIHWFYQHGANRLFPDLWEHFLAPIPAAEQHDLIHAYHRRLTGANELERLRAARAWSVWEGATLTLESNSTMVEHFSEAHRALSLARIECHYFVNQCFMEPEQLLRDADRLRTMPGVIVHGRYDVVCPLDNAWALYQSWPEADLRIVSPAGHAASEPGIVDALITATQAFADRLG
- a CDS encoding D-tyrosyl-tRNA(Tyr) deacylase is translated as MIGLLQRVTEARVAVGGDTVGAIDAGLLVLIGVERGDTEIQADRLLERLLGYRVFADADGKMNRSLREVGGGLLLVPQFTLAADTRKGLRPSFTPAAPPDEGERLFGYLVERAQRQHTPVATGRFGAHMRVGLSNDGPVTFWLRVTPTTGT
- a CDS encoding mechanosensitive ion channel, which codes for MIPYFLSSSGIASRAGNFTLILLLSIMLATVVRAQPTAPVTPPVDPAKIAEQQAARRQSLEHDRQSIERTRQDLQARLADLPRQMETPRPEQIDEAMLEQTRVDAESARLRQESALSELNNSRRRIEDLQKGIGELEAREQLLKNPAKEATEGAADRAEQLRRTSQALTQQRADLELENLNLANLRDQFEIAKLRLKLAEQWREWIEQRFQQRQEQGRQSAQAELVGRLQADLVTQQDRANALRQRLSQNQGTLPLVLWQRLVTELQTVEEHINLLSLDRHLAETANMLARLKDLPNNASVDPDDLRDALEQLAAMRDDLRRTEDLLQQKSAVYEQQRQVIERREATTANDRRLRGEELQLTGQLLDDLSQRAGQAQDQSLQVNRIAAQLDHDYRERLRRDLFTRKPYPDTTEAWRQLLEAMAAAPQVLFYQIRLSLESTIRALLDATVLRWAILVALEGMLLWGLVATVRGLRRASRRLGEQRVQGDSFLRQLVASALLLARANLGGTGFAAALLWLLWLVEVPQPGFGILMTLALAWLAIKLPVSLAWLLLVSPRLLAEQRQPALYRQLFWTLIGGGALVALVVLAHLSDLSAIVVNAFDRLFMLYWFWAFLPVLRIRRLVMDLLGARQEGRLWFVVLRFGSLLLPLSLLGAAVLGLLGYLQLAWLVAGYLLVFIAVLVGWLLARSLLNDLVVALKNFAVTHSGYGLLWTQDIITPLHRILNLLLFLGAWVVLFRAYGWTGESAVVTSIWAFLERPLFTMGAAEITTWRILITITILLVVIWLGQWSRAISYRWVLSHISDLGVRHSLSVFTQYAVVLVGLLFILRVVGIDLTTLAVFAGAVGVGIGLGMQSLANNFVSGLLLLIERPLRTGDIVQVGTHLGEVTSIGMRSLTVQTFDNESVIIPNAEVIGNAFTNWTHGDRVLRTILWVGISYDADPHQAQKIIERILREHPAVLAEPEPLALLWDFADSSVKFRVQYFIDLGRDHLLKTHNEILFTVWDRFKEAGIRIPYPQQDLYLKEWPASSPAGLIPAPFSSGPSSGGAGPITHHTDITR
- a CDS encoding TIGR00645 family protein; this translates as MKTIELLLERFILLSRWLLTPLYLALIAILILFAVKAYQEVIHLFATIATLTESDLVLAALALIDLALVANLLVMVVLSSYETFVSNLDVREGQEKPPWLGKIDAATIKIKLAVAIVAISSIHLLKAFMTVPPQNGDQPVWNHQLFWLVVIHMTFVLSALLMAVIDRIAFAPHRSH
- a CDS encoding ATP-binding protein, whose amino-acid sequence is MPSVTLSLERALAERLASALERLEQGLPAMPAPPDWKYDRAFRWRRLGQRGALRPVRHPHRLRLADLQRIDRQKTALDLNVRQFLAGRPCNNVLLWGARGTGKSSLIKALLNEYAERGLRLIEVDKQDLIDLPDIVDPLFERPERFLLYCDDLSFEADDPSYKALKAMLDGSISTAPDNVLLCATSNRRHLLPEYRRENEDARLVDGELHHGEAVEEKISLSERFGLWLSFHPFSQDDYLAIVGYWLEQLRWPTGLNEAARQQALQWALQRGSRSGRVAWQFARDWVGRHSL
- a CDS encoding carboxy terminal-processing peptidase, yielding MHNIRALKFLILLPLVLLLGSPGAFAKSAAPSGAIAIGDLMPAARHASLDRTIAELLSQHHYRQSSLDNRLSALILTTYLDDLDFSRSYFLASDIAGFERYRDTLDDALKKGDLRPAYAIFNVYLRRLAERTTRIQSLLERGFRFDVDESLNVDRKDAPWAANPADLDEIWRKKLKHEMLTLILSGKDQAAARELLSKRYDNRLRQAQQSSSDDVFQLYMNAVAQAFDPHTAYFSPRNTENFNIQMRLSLEGIGCVLRMEDEQVTVVELVAGGPADLSQQIKAADKIVGVAQGDKGPWVDVVGWRLDDVVERIRGQRGTVVRLKVLPGKAGVTAAEKTVRLVRDTIKLEKQAAKSEIKTIRGPDGRELRIGIITVPAFYSDFEAARRGVEDYRSTTRDVRRLLKDLDGKIDGLVLDLRENGGGSLQEAVDLTGLFIGDGPVVQVRNASGRVEVEQDSEGNRLYGGPLAVLVDHASASASEIFAGAIQDYGRGVVIGDPTFGKGTVQTLVDLNRLTRAKDPQGQLKLTIAKFYRVNGSSTQHRGVRPDLAIPSVVDSEEIGESAQKNALPWDEIAATRYRADRNLAVLVPELARRHQERATSDSDYQAFLRDLDFTKEQQDRTTVSLQEKQRRAEHERIENWQRDRENRYRVAKGLPPLKADDEIPAGKDSAIPDAALDESARIVADLVVLASAPPAQSAVVMGH